TATTTAGCAGATTAAGAGCATGTTGCATGACAAGTACTATAGTGTGCtttaggacagtggttctcaactgggagcAAATGGCAATGTTTGAAGACGTTTTTGGGGTACGTGTggatgcatgtgtatgtgcagagcagctgggggggggggtggatgctactgacatctagtaGGTAGAGACGAGGGATGTCACTACATATCCTACAATGAACAAGACATCctcctcacaacaaagaattatccagcccaaaatacCAATattgctgaggctgagaaatcctGTTTTAGGAATATAAAgctaaaaaaacagtaaaattataattataatatgatCAATAATGAATCAGATTGATACTGGGTGTTGCAAAAGCACAGAGGAGGTGGTGCAGAGGACTAGAGTCAGAGAACATCTCCCATAGGCAGTGATCTATGATCTCTGCACTGGCTTGGGAAAGAGCAGGgtatgttgggacgcctgggtggccctgtagttgaacatctgccttcagctcagggtgtgatcccagggtccagggattgagtcccacatcgggctcctgcagggagcctgcttctccctctgcctctctttcatgaataaataaaacctttaaaaaaagaaaaagcagggtaTGTTCAGGGAACTACAGTGGTCTTCAGTGGCAAGAACACAGCAGGTGGACAGAGATGAAGGTACAGAGGCACTCTGAATGTTCTGAGGGACTTAAATAGAATATCATTGTCaggtttgtgttttgttgttcTGAAGTGGtatctacccccaacatgggcttgaactcatgacctggaaaCCAAGTGTCACATGctctttcaactgagccagccaggcaccctttttggtgttttttaaaagagaaatctatCAAAAGTACAGAGAGTGGCTTGGAGAAAATAAGGAGGCTACTCCAATAGtctagatgaaaaataaatgtctatacTATACTAGCCAGTGACAGTGGGGTGGAAAGGAGAGAACAGAGTAGAGAGTATGTAAGCAGCCGCATCCTCTAGGTTCAGTGATTGActgcaaaaggaaaagagagtttGGCATCATTAACCAGGCCAGAGAATAACTAAAGTAGCTGGTTCAGGTAGGGAAGTGAAGGAGGGCAATTAGAAAGGTCAAGTGCCTGAGCACATCTGAATAAACAGTTAACAGACACAACAGAATTTAAAGACCTGAAGGGGCAGCAAGGCTAGAGAATACAGATTTGGGGGAAGCCATGCCATGTAATTAAAGGTGAGGCTTTGGATGAGGTTACCTACCCTGTAATTCCCTTCTGAAAttttatgtgtgtgcacatgtatagTTTTCCTGGTGGGGGGTGAAGTGGGCACTCACAATTTTCAGATTCTCAACAGCATCCAGAATAGTTATGAACtaaaaatatagcaaaagaaaaaaaaaaaaacagcccttAGAATAACTAGTGGGTACAAGAGGAATGCTGAccttgtattaatttatttttccaagtgtCATCTTTTATAGCTAGGACCTTAAGGGGAAATTAGAAGTAGGCATTTTGGTTTCACTGTAGGCTAATGTGTTTCAGTGCAGGAAAATTAAGTCTCTTAACAAGGACTAATCATGTCTAGAAGTGATTGGTTAGTTGTATAAAAACCAACAGGACACTCCATGTAACttacctcatttttctttttctccttgatcTGTGTTAGGGTTCTCTTGTTCGACTGTAGTTTGTTTGCATTGAAATTAATATACAAACCACCCAACTGCTTGATACTCATACCAGGGTCTATGCTGCTGCTTGTCAACTTCAGACTGAAAAAGAAAGGATCACTCAAAGatcaaataatcaaatcaaaatgtaaacaactaagattatatttttaagatcacttttttcttttctccccttttagtgccaatgacaagaaaaaaaaagagaggatccctgggtggctcaacggtttggcctctgccttcggcccagggtgtgatcttagagtcccgggatcaagtcccacatcgggctccctgcatggagcctgcttctccctctgcctgtgtctctgcctcgctctctgtctctcatgaataaataaaatcttaaaaaaaaaaaatcttatttttacaaTGGAGTTTCTGAAAAACTGAATACAGGTTTTAAATctaataaaatcatttataagaAAATTCTGGGAggaatgaagaatgaaaaaaaccTTTGGAAACACATCTGAATctatttctcagattttcttaaaagcacgcctgggtggctcagcagttgagtgtctgccttcagctcaggacatgatcctggagcccgagatcgagtcctacattgggctccctgcatggagcctgcttctccctctgcctgtgtctctgcctctttctgtgtctctcataaatgaatgaatgaataaaaatagaatcttaaaaaaaaaagaggattagGACCATACAATATGCCAGTAGACTTCATAGAgggattttagaaagaaagaaattgcagaGAAGAGGAGATACATCTGGCAATTCAGCTCAACTTCATATACAGGTAGTGAGTTAATAAATGTACTACCTCCATCTCTAAAATCACTGAGAAAAGACTTGCAGGTTATCCAAACTTAGAATGTTTTTCTGGGTGACTAAGGGCATTTGGTAATGTCTCTAAATCAGTGACTTTTAAACAATGTGAACAGGTGAACAACTGTACTTCCCACTGGAGGTTTCCAAAAATACACAAGTCATACCTCATATCTACCAAATCAGTTGGTTCTGGGCTCCTGCTATAAGGAATTTCTACTTTTACATTACTGAAAGGTTCTTTTTATAAGCAAATACATTTGGACTTCCAGTTATTTTCTTCCCTATTTATTCATATAAACTGAGTAGTTAAAAGCTTTTGATCAATCTCCACTGGAAAGTAAAATCATTCTACTGCAGTGGTttggcagtgattctcaaacctAAAGGTACATGAGAATAATCCTGGGAAGGagtgtggcttttaaaaaataagtatgctTGAGGCTAGCCTCAGAGATCTGTATCATTGGCTCGGAGATCTGTATCATCGGCTTAGAGTGAAAACCGAGCATCTGTTAATGTATAGACCCTCTCCAAGGACGTCTGTATTTCCAGCGGATGCACTGCCACCACGGCCCTATgcctaagaaaaacaaaaacagaaaaaaaaaaaaaaaaaagctaaagaaaccACCCCAAAAGTTATCACTTTTCAATGGGTGATAGATGGGATTATAGGTGattacttttctctatttttcaacaTCTCTACAATTAGCatcaagaaaagataaaaatttctttccattttatgttGCTCTTAACAATCATGCAAGAAAACCTTAACAGATGATTTCTAATAGATCACTGGTGGAGAAATATGACTAACCAATGCACCCATAGACTAGGGAAATGCTGGATAAAAGCACTCTTCCATAAAGAACCTGACAGTAATTTTCTCAATTCCTGTGTATATTTTTATGGTAAATCAGCCACTTGAAATATGTATCAAAAATTtacttttaggggatccctgggtggctcagcagtttagcgcttgcctttggcccagggtgtgatcctggagtcccaggatcgagtcctgcatagggctccctgcatggagcctgcttctccctctgcctgtgtctctgcctctctctgtgtctctcatgaataaatacaatcttttaaaaaaaaatttacttttaaaaataaaggtaaaacttACAGCTTAGACTTTGTGCTATTTAGTAAGTCGTCTTCATCACTAAACTCATTTCTGTCATGGTCTGATGGTTCTTCACTTttttcatcctcttcctcctctttttcttcctcagtggCAACCTCACTTGCCTTGTCTCTCTCATCGAGGTAAAAATGTTTATCAGTACTCAATCCAGGAGTTGTGTCAATTACAAACAATGCATTGTCACATGACATATTTTCTGATTCTCCATTTAATGACTCCTTTTGACCATTATTTTCAACAAAACACACAGTGTCCTCTTCATTCTCACTGTTTTCAGACTGTTGGCTTTCATCGCTGCTGAGAACTAAGAAAACAGAATCACCTTTGTCCAGGGATGTGTGGAACTCAGACTTGAATAGTTTGGCTTCACGCTCAAAATCTACATCCTTTCCTTCATTCCCGTCTTTGCTGATACCAGTAACTGTGCACTCTTCTTCATCACTACCACCATTACCAAATTCTGTGAAGTCACCTGTTTTTatggtgctctctttctcttcattccaTCTGTCCACTTCCACCACTGCAAATGTTTGAGCTAATGATTTCATTATAGATTCACAGTTCAGATTTGAGAGTTCTGATGTGGTTTTGTTACTTTGGGGGGTTGAATGCCTTTGAGAAACTAACCCCTGAATGCCAGTGTCCTGAGGTTCAGAAAGGCTCTCCAACTGagaattattcttatttatttctttttcctcatctacTATTCCTTTGGCTTCTTCATTTAAATTCTTACAATtctgttttgttatttctttcagaGGTCCAACACTGGGCTGTTTTCCCTCTTTTATATTAAAACGGCGTTTTTGCACCATTcgttttttttctgaatttatgtgGTAGGAATCATCATCGAAGTCATTATAAATTTCATTATTATAGAAATTTGGCTCATTTATCTGAGAAACAGATCTTGCTAGTAAACAGGTTGCTTGTCTGGTATCTGAATCCTCTGAATTTATAGGTGATTTTATgatatgcttttcattttctggtaCAACATCATTATCTTTCTCCTCAGTTTGtgcctgtattttcttctgcATACTTCTCGTTCTCATAGTTGCAActccagaaaatgaagaaatgtttgAGTTTGATGATTCAGCATCAGAAATAGCTTCTGTATGTAAATCTTGGCTTGGATCTGTTACAGATTTAGCCTTACCTCTTCTGGTCCTTGTAGATTTTAATGTAGGCACCACAATTCTAGAAATACCCGAGACATGTGATTCAGCTTCAGAGTCATCGTTTTCTTCAGTAGGAGACTGATGTGCTGGTGTTATTTTTGGCCTTTTCGTAACACTGGGCACTGGGGTGCATGCAACTAAGATCTGCCGTCTCCTAGTTACTCTTAAAATGAGATCCTGCAGCTCAGACACAGAAGAACAATTTGACTCTGCTTCAGAGATCTCTCCATCAGTACATGGTTTGTTTATTTCAGGTAATGAGACTGTAGTTccactcttcctctttctggtTTTAGGAGTTCTAGAAGCTGGACTTTGTTTCCTAGTGGTTTGTGATTCAGCAGTAGTTGGGTCGACAGGTAAacattccttcctgccttttgaATGTGTGTGAATTCTTTTAGCAGCAGAAGTCTGTAAGCCAGAACAAGTACACTGTAATTTAGATAGGGCTGGAACTAGGGTAAAGTGAACGAGGCACTCCTCTCAGGACCAAATTTTAAGACAGTACTAAAAACCTCAGTAAACAAGATTAATACAaaaaccaccaccatcaccatcaccatcaacttaaaaaaaacaactaaatactAAACACTGGATCCAACATTGCATTTGCAAGGCCTTGCCTCACAACAACCAGTACCCAtgatctttaataataaaaattaaaaacatatactgGATCTGACTCTGCCTCACTCGCCTCACCCAAGACCTAGATCTAACTTCGGGGAGCAAAACtattaattgaaaagaaaattttctgcACCTAAGTATCAAAAGCCAAATACGCTTGGTGGACCTACATTCTGATTCACAGGGGAAGGGcgaagaaaggaaatattaactCTGAGCACAGCTGTgtcacagcacacacacacctatgGAATCAGTCGCTGCCCTCCCCTTGACGTGCATAAATGAATTAACGCTCCCTCCCCCACGCCGCAGAATCCGAGCCGGCGGACGCCCGGAGCCCCTGGTCGCCGCCAGGGGGCGTCACTGCAGCCATCCCCACTCCAGAAAAAAGCGCTGTGGGCCACGACCAGCTCCCCCACGTGACCACGGGAACCTTCTCTTCAATACCCTCACACTTGGTAGCCCGGAGTGAAGCCTCCTTCGTACGGTTTTAACAGGTTAAAAGGCCTCAGCATCACGAACGTGAACTATCCAGCAAGTGACCTGACCTCTCCGTTCCAGGCCTGGGACCGTCTTAAAAAACCGCAGCCGAGGACCGAAGAGGAAGCTACGGGCTTGGCCCTGGGCCTGGAGGCGCCAGCGCGCGCACGCTCGGGCTCCCTCCGCCGCTCCGCCTCGCCCCGCCGGGCCCTCCCACCCAGGCGCCGCTCCGGGAGGCCGCGGGCAGACGCGAGGGCGCTCTGCGGTCTCCTACCTTCTGTGGGGAGTCTTCGGCCAACGTGGCCTCCCTCGCGGGCGGATGCCGCCCCGACCGGGTCACCACCATCCTGCTCGCTCGCAGCCACCTCGGCCTGCCTCCGTTCCGGCGCGCCGGAAGTGCGTCAAAGAGGCGCCTCGCCCTCATCTACCGCGAGGATCCCGGAAATAACGAAAATCTCGTCCGGGCCTCCGGCCCGCGTGCCTGGGTCTGGGGCTCGAGCCGCCGGGCACCCGAAGCCGCGGTTCCGGGCGCTCGGGGCGGCGTCTGCAGCGCGGTGGGAGGCGGGCGGGCCGCCGGAGCCCGCGGTGACGGAGGGCCCGCGTCCCAGCTTCCACAGACGAATTGGAAGGTCGCATCTTCTTTCCAAGTCCAACCATCCTCCTGCGTTTGGTCCTAGTGTAGTCGTGGGTGTGACCAAACGATGGGTTTGCATTATTtagaataccttttttttttttttttttttttgcaacgaCGTAATCTTGTCTTATTCATGAAATTATTGCATTATTtagaatacctttttttttgcAACGACGTAATCTTGTCTTATtcatgaaattaaatattaaatttgtattaataaataaaatcggaAGACTCGGTTGGGGGTAAAGATGTATTTGTTAAATGTTCCAGAAACACAGAGACTCGGAAGCTATGTAATATAAGGGTGAGATGGTGACTAGGGATCGggaaataagaaatgttaaattttaaaggagagcgatttttttttccccagtaaatgaccagaataaagagaaagtgtttgctttattttaggaTGAAGTATGGAGAGCTAGAATGTACCTGAGGAAGGGACTGAGGAAGTAGGCAAACGGCTGTTGTTGGAGGTGAGGAAGGATGAGCGCTGCACCAAATCTGCTCTTTGTAACAGAAaatcccttccccccccccattatCACAAAACAGATTTATCATTGTGCGCTTTGCCACCCAGCTTAATAGGTCCTTTCATAGTTTCCCTTGCAGCCAAATACCACTGGCTAAATTTTGGCCaattagtataatttttttttaaagattttattcatttattcaggagacacacacacacacacagaggcagagacacaggcagagggagaagcaggctccttgcaaggagcccgacgggactcgatcccaggaccctgggatcacgctctgggccgaaggcaggtgctcaaccactgagccacccaggctatccCACAACACCTGTCTTTTTAGAGCCCTGTTATTTGGGGGAGATTTTGTTATTGCAGCTAAGCCAAATCCAActgaagaaaggaattaaaaaagagacagatgGACTTAGCCATAGAAGAATGCTCCTTCCTTTGAGTCAGGTGGGAAGAGTTTTTGAAGTAGAGAATGTGAATGCAGGGAAGTTAAActgcagggaaggaaagaaaaggagcttTTCAATGGATAACCTCAATCTTCTCTGTAAGTTGAAGATTCATCTGCTTAGAGGGATGGAAAAGGTTTAGATTGACCCTTGGGAATGTGGTAAGGAACAAAAAGAATTGTAGTTTGGCTGAGTAGCAAAGAGACCATGTAAGAGGAACAACATAAAACAGGCTAGATTTCAAGAGAAGCAGAATGGTGTAGAGGAAGGAAAGTGAACCTATCAGGGATAGGTAGTGGAGATCAAAGCAGCAGGGGACAACAGCATCAATTACAGTAATAATGACACAGTTCACATTTGCTGGGTATTAAGTGCTTCACATGCATCAACTTTTTGGCTCTACAACAACTTTAACATAAGCAAATGgatgaaaatgaatttaagatCACAGGAGTGGATATAGAAATTGGGGATTAGGTAGAAAATCAATGTGTAATATTCACTTGCAAGCATGGCCCTCTTAAAACTAAAACTCCCAAATGTTACAATCTAACAAGATtgagaaacaaaatacagaacTAAAATGTCAGTACATATTCATAATTAGAGAAGACTGATTGGCTGATAATAGGCAAAACTACAAAGTGTGCTGTTTTGGTTTTATGTGCACCTACCAGGTCTGCCCTGTTTCTACCTTTATTGCCTACCCTCTTTATCCATCGTGGATTTGGGGCAAATACAGGATACCCAATTTTAGATATAGTATGAAAATACAGTAGTTATCACTCAGGCCCAAAGGGAAGCTGCCTCTTGAtagttaatattttacttattaaaccCTTAAGAAGCTGAAGGTTGAGTCTCTCCCTGGAATTTCAGGCATTAACCAAAAgatgaaaggcttttttttttttagtttatgagccttctaaaaataaacactatttGTAGTTATTCTGAATTATTACATGTAAAATGTTACACTGAAGTTTGGCTTGTAAGATGGTCCCCGGTGATCCCATCTCCCAGTTTCAAACCCTTGAGTGgggtctggacctggtgacttatagtgaaaagaatgagaaaagtgaTGAATATCTCTTTCATGATTAGGTTAGCCAAAAAGCTGGCTTGCATCTTGCACTCTCTCACCTGTTCATTCTGTGGGAAGCTAGTGGCATGGTATGAGCTGTCCTGTGCAGAGGGCCACGTGGCAAGGAAGTGAGGGAGGCCTCTTGGCCTGCAGCCAACAAAGAACTCAGGTCTAGCCAACAACCATATGTGGGAGCCTGGAAGTAGACCAACCTCAATCTTGCATGTAGGGGAGACTGTAATCCTAGCTGACATTTTGTAACCTTTGAGACACCCTGAGGTACCCAGACGCAGCAATACATGTCGTTATTGAATAATTGTCTACTCTAAAATTTCATGTACATGCTCTTTcatgtctagcttctttcactcagcatgtgtCTGAGATTTGTGTTACTGTATATGATTTTTATTGCTgactagtattccattgtatgattacaatacatttattcattcaactgttGATAGCATTTGGGTGGTTTtcagttttcagctattatgagtaaactgctataaacacatatatatgtccTTTTTGgacatctgtttttatttctcctgcgTAAATACCTTGGAGAATAACTGCTGGGCCTTATGGTAAGTGTACATTGAATTTGTAAGAAATGCCAAAGTATTATCCATAGTAGtcatatcattttacattccctccaGCAACAGGAGAGTTCTGCTTGCtgcacatccttgtcaacactcgGTATTGTCAGCGTTTTAAAATTGtagatattttgcattttagtgatatttccttgtggttttaaattgcatttccctgataacgatctaagcatcttttaatgttttattggCTATTCATGTTATCTTTGGTGAaaaatctgttctattttttattgggttgtcttatgaaattttaagagttctttatacaaCCTTGATAGAAGACCATTATAGACacaatttataaagattttctctcattctatggGGTGTCTTTTCACTTTGACAGTGTCCTCTGAagtgcatattatttttttaagatcatttattcatgagagacacacagagagaggggcagagacatgggcagagggaaaagcaggctccatgcagggagccagatgtgggactcaatcccaggaccccagatcatgccctgagccaaaggcagacgctcaactgtgaagccatccaggcatccctgaagtgcaatttaaaaataatttgattccttatttttcatcagaaatatgtaatggaaatattttccccCATGTGACTTGTATTTTCACTTccttaacagtgtcttttttttttttttttaagattttatttacttattcatgatagacataggagaagaaagaggcagagacacaggcagagggagaagcaggctccatgcagggagcctgatgtgggacttgatcctgggactccaagatcgcgtcctgggccaaaggcaggcgctaaaccgctgagccacccagggatccccccttaacagtgtcttttgagGGACAGAAGATTTAAACTTTGATTAAATCcaattatcaattaaaaaaaattttgttattgttaccAAAAAGCTTTGCAGCCAGTTTTAATTTTCCTGCTTTGTTCTAATTCGATATACACAATGTAAGCTGAAATTTTAAACTCAGGGAAAGTATTTGGAAACTTAGAATTCTATAATGTCAAATGATTATTTAGGATTGAGAACATAGAGAAGACATTTCAGACAAGCAGGACCTTCTAGGTTTACTGCCCAAAAACCTTCAGTGAAAGAATTACTGATGACATccttaagaaaaaagcaaatttaaatggAATAGAATGCAAGAATcaatgaggaaaactgaggaaagaaggaaaacagctGAATCAAAGTAATGCATATTGCAAAACAGGAACCTTTCTAAAATAATGgaccaacacacacaaaaatcttgTATGACATTTTATACGTTTATTCATTGCCGAGAGATACATACTAAagttttgtttggcttttctgGTAGTGAAACTACATAACAGCCATATTCTGATATATTTGGGAGATTTGGTCAAATTTTAGCCTCTTTTTTATAAGATATTACTTTTCCCACCTCACTCTTGTCTCAACAGAAGCCATTCCCTTCTAACTGTTAAGGGCAAGCTCTTTAAGAAACTTTTCACTGAATTTCTAAAGTTTACATAAAAGTTGTTCATCATTCAATAAAAGCTTATTTACAAACAAGGCAAACAAAGGCCTCTGCTGGAATTCCCACTCCTTCTTTCATCCTACTCTAGGCTAATTTCTTCAGGGAAGCCTCCAAGCAGTACATACTCCCTGGCCCCACTTCCATCACCAACAGATGCAGACTTTATTGCTCTTGTTCATGTACAGATCTCTCTAACCCCCCACAACTACTATATGCTCCTTAAAGACAGAGGTTTTTTATTTGTGTCTATCTGCCAATATCTTACACAGTggctggcatatagtaggcattTAATGAAtctgaatgaatacatgaatagcTTTATGGTTTGGAtctgtaaaaattatattttcaaatcatactGAATTTGAGTTCAAATAGGTCAAAATCAATACTCTAGGATGCTTTCAGCTATTCAAACAAcgcaatgaaaaaatatacaacacactttattttaattagataATTCATAATACTCATAgtatag
The sequence above is drawn from the Canis lupus baileyi chromosome 8, mCanLup2.hap1, whole genome shotgun sequence genome and encodes:
- the DNTTIP2 gene encoding deoxynucleotidyltransferase terminal-interacting protein 2, which produces MRARRLFDALPARRNGGRPRWLRASRMVVTRSGRHPPAREATLAEDSPQKTSAAKRIHTHSKGRKECLPVDPTTAESQTTRKQSPASRTPKTRKRKSGTTVSLPEINKPCTDGEISEAESNCSSVSELQDLILRVTRRRQILVACTPVPSVTKRPKITPAHQSPTEENDDSEAESHVSGISRIVVPTLKSTRTRRGKAKSVTDPSQDLHTEAISDAESSNSNISSFSGVATMRTRSMQKKIQAQTEEKDNDVVPENEKHIIKSPINSEDSDTRQATCLLARSVSQINEPNFYNNEIYNDFDDDSYHINSEKKRMVQKRRFNIKEGKQPSVGPLKEITKQNCKNLNEEAKGIVDEEKEINKNNSQLESLSEPQDTGIQGLVSQRHSTPQSNKTTSELSNLNCESIMKSLAQTFAVVEVDRWNEEKESTIKTGDFTEFGNGGSDEEECTVTGISKDGNEGKDVDFEREAKLFKSEFHTSLDKGDSVFLVLSSDESQQSENSENEEDTVCFVENNGQKESLNGESENMSCDNALFVIDTTPGLSTDKHFYLDERDKASEVATEEEKEEEEDEKSEEPSDHDRNEFSDEDDLLNSTKSKLLKLTSSSIDPGMSIKQLGGLYINFNANKLQSNKRTLTQIKEKKKNELLQKAVITPDFEKNYCVPPYSESKHQLQKKRRKERQKTAGDGWFGMKAPELTNELKNDLKALKMRASMDPKRFYKKNDRDGFPKYFQIGTIVDNPADFYHSRIPKKQRKRTIVEELLADSEFRRYNRRKYTEIMAEKAANAAGKKFRKKKKFRN